atgccattctcaaactccagtTCCACTCCCAACTCAATCCTCTcagcccctctcacactgattcagcagtctctgctcagcctgcttgtctaaacctggcctcagtccaaaaCCCCACCTCTTAGAACTTTACTcaattccaggaaatcagcacagtgaagtttctgttgtgaaatcatcagtctctctgtctcactgcagcaacaatggcttcaaacttgtggtcagaggatcagtttagctgttcagtgtgtctggagctattgaaggacccagtcactattccatgtggtcacagttactgtatggggtgtattaagaactgctgggatcagactgatcatacaggtgtctacagctgcccccagtgcagagagacctttaccccaagacctgttctgtgcagaaacaccatgctggctgaagttgtggagaaattaaagaagacaggactcaatcctcctcctgctcaaagttatgctggacctggagatgtgccatgtgatttctgcactgggagaaagttcaaagctgtgaaatcctgtttgacgtgcctggcctcttactgtgaaacacacatcaagccacactatgagggggctgctttcaagaggcacaagctgatcaatgcaattggaaatctggagcagaagctttgtgctgaacaccaacgATTATgtgaggtcttctgtagaaccgatcagacgtgtatttgtgtattgtgtattgacaaggaacacaagagccatgatacagtctcagctgaagCAGAAAGGattgtgaaacaggtaagggtttccttgtagctatcctagaagataagaatttccagggatatttaacattctgtttactaggttatacagtttcacattagatcatattttaattgtatattaagagctatttaaagagccctatttttttaattgctctatctaaactatgatgtactaacatgtatttcagggtgtaacaggggtgttgttatgggtgtggctatcgctgattgacaggagagacacaggaggttttctttgatacaaaaaacacaaaacattcaaaacaaaacactgctcgaaaacaactagaaaataaaagttgaccaaacaagaaaggaggtcccgctccaggaacagtctccctgacacctcctctatAGACTTGGGTGGCATTAAAATCTCCTAAACTTGTTCCCTATTCCTTCCAGTGCTAGCGATCCTAGTTAAATTTTTCCTCTTGTGTATTtctcaccctggttaacacaTACAGTGGATCCTACAGCAATACTCtccttcccagacagtctgtatccctgcttgtaaaaccaagaaactggcttttcagaccttttttaaaggcatgtggcaagggctaattgataatcaattagtaAATTAACACCTGGACACATTCCACACCTGGATTTGAATataccctgccatatctagcacacattTGATtggcaaaaacattatttacaatcaaacaaaaacacactatttacacgtgcaggacctcagccctgcctcacagggcaagaaggatttgttcagctgttttgtgctGCATTGGAATTTGAAGTGTAAAATGAGCATGATTTGTATTCctagtgtttttatatgtatctttcaacttaataaaataatttatcagTTGCGTTGTTTAAGATATTAGAGTTTAATTGggtaaactgtttaaaaatgacattcccagcAAAGTCAagcacataatttaaaaaaagcagaaaagacaACTTAATATGATATTCAGTATACAaggttaatatgatatacaatatacaagattaatatgatatacaatatacaagattaatatgatattcaatatacaagattaatatgatatacaatataccagattaatatgatatacaatatacaagattattattattattattattattattattattattattattattattattattattattattatttatttcttagcagacgcccttatccagggcgacttacagtcgtaaacaaaaatacatttcaagaatcacagtacaagaattaatacaattaagagcaagataaaatacaatcactttggttctagcaagtacaagtatgacaaaatacgattcaataacggagcagataagtgtcagtgatagctacatcaggatataattaaatacaaaatactacagtttaaataactcttgtgacagattacagtactctaaagtacaggattaaatgcagtaaaatagggggcagataagagaaagtaaagcgcatttaaggaagggtgataattgtcccaggggaaaaacagaggagttctacagctgctgtctgaagaggtgagtgttgaggaggcgctggaaggtggtcagggactgggcagtcctgacatctgtaggaatgtCATTCCACCGCTGTGGggagagggtggagaaggagcaggatctggaggcaggggagcgtagaggaggtccagccagtcttctagtgcaggaggagtggagaggttgagtggaggtgtagggagagatgagggtctggaggtagctgggtgcagtctggtaaaggtatctgtaggcgagtacaagtgtcttgaactggatgcgagcggtgatcgggagccagtggagtgagcggagtagtggaattgcgtgggagaagcgaggcagagagaacaccaggtgagcagcggagttctggatgagctggagcggacgggtggcggacgcagggaggccagccaggagggagttgcagtagtctaggtgggagagtactagggcctggaccaggagctgggtggcgtagttggtgaagaagggtcggattctttgtatgttgctcaggaagaatctgcaagtgcgtgatATACAAtgtacaagattaatatgatatacaatatacaaaattAATATGATAAACAATATTCACAGGGCTTCtattttttcagtggttattaatttaattaaaccaagAGCCAGCCATACTTGTGTTTGTAGTGATGTGGTGGAAATATGATCCTCGCTTGGAAAATTGGTGCTGCAGCCGGAGGACGGAGCGAGCTTCACCCAGTGCTGCCTCTATGATGCAGGGCCTctttaatatattgtaacaatgaCTGCAGCACAGGGATCATAATATCTTCTTAATAAActaatacatcacattttaaacaagactttaataattgtgttttgatattgtcacaaagacggccagagtgggttgcgtcagaccagaggaattcaaacacacagacggctgttgtgatgagctgagagcaatggctgcactcagcgtttattaacaaataaaaggtttaaacagaacacaaaaacacgggacacggcactacacgccaaaaataaagagacaaacaaaacagactaaacagtgaacagacaaacggacaaacacggtgagtgaaaacactaattactttacttttacgttcttattattatttagtttctccttctccacactcgttctccactcaccgaacacctaaccccgagtgattaaaaatgtgcctatttatactgttgtgctgggattcaattactaattaattattcacttgaatcccagcacgtgaattcattacgtgaaaccccgtgttcacatattatattttaaatgcacgtgcgtgatgtgcaatcccgtgcctaaatacaaatctacactttttaaatacacgtgaaacacagacccgtttatatcccgtgtaacaatctatacaccaacattaacacacgcaacatacaacacataacacacaaaatacacacaggggcgggcactttgccacatatacccccccctgtgcaaagcacacatggcctcaacggccacctccccccttaaaaatccagcagtccagcacaaagtctcgggctgggaagggaggcttcagtgggcccaatgCTGGCactgctgtcagcacccctgccggtagtggcacggctgacagcatgccggtccagtcctgcagcgaaaaagctgcgggggcaggtggtcccccgacctcccccttcttcgtagccggcagctccctcctgtggggctccggccacaagaactcctgcagcgaaactgctgctggggaaagtggtctccagacctcgtcccccttcttcgtggccggcagctcccctttctggggctccggccaccgtactccctgtggaggtacgggcagcagaggcagctcctgctcctctgctcctggtggtggtggaggcagaggcagctccagctcctctgctcctggcggtggtggaggcagaggcagctccagctcctctgctcctggcggtggtggaggcagaggcagctccagctcctctgctcctggcggtggtggaggcagaggcagctccagctcctctgctcctggcagttgGGCTGGTGCGCGCTGCGCTGccctcagcagcatgaatagaggctgctgggggacaccagcctcctgcccctctcccccccaaaaattttcagggggttgagccggtaactcctccccttccggctcttggggctgaaccagcaggcattttccctctgctggtggcttgggtcccagggctgtggaagccccgacacgcctccctttgggctgtggacgcaccgactcctcccttttgggctgtggacgcaccgactcctcccttttgggctgtggacgcaccgactcctcccttttgggctgtggacgcaccgactcctcccttttgggctgtggacgcaccgactcctccctcttgggctgtggacgcaccgactcctccctcttgggcgtaggacgttcgggctcctcccactcaggcgtaggacgttcgggctcctccctctcaggcgtaggacgttcgggctcctccctctcaggcgtaggacgttcgggctcctcccactcaggcgtaggacgttcgggctcctcccactcaggtgtaggacgttcgggctcctcccactcaggcgtaggacgttcgggctcctcccactcaggcgtaggacgttcgggctcctcccactcaggctgtggaggcaaaaccagcaggcattcaccctctgctggtggagatggggacagcaggtactcaccctctgctggtggagatggggacagcaggcattcaccctctgctggtgggcctgctacctgggctgctgatccttttatcgttgcctccaggtagcctaggagaaactccacaccttcctccaaggtgtttggggtgtgttcctcctgataggcctcccatctctcactgtccatcatccacaggacccggacgattatgggcagagactgggcctccagcccagcattctccaggaaccagtcccgcagttttgtggcgtcttctgccattatatatatatatatatttttttttttaaacaaaacccctcctggtctgacgcttggaggcgcggctatcccacgatgacaccacgtgtcacaaagacggccagagtgggttgcgtcagaccagaggaattcaaacacacagacggctgttgtgatgagctgagtgcaatggctgcactcagcgtttattaacaaataaaaggtttaaacagaacacaaaaacacgggacacggcactacacgccaaaaataaagagacaaacaaaacagactaaacagtgaacagacaaacggacaaacacggtgagtgaaaacactaattactttacttttacgttcttattattatttagtttctccttctccacactcgttctccactcaccgaacacctaaccccgagtgattaaaaatgtgcctatttatactgttgtgctgggattcaattactaattaattattcacttgaatcccagcacgtgaattcattacgtgaaaccccgtgttcacatattatattttaaatgcacgtgcgtgatgtgcaatcccgtgcctaaatacaaatctacactttttaaatacacgtgaaacacagacccgtttatatcccgtgtaacaatctatacaccaacattaacacacgcaacatacaacacataacacacaaaatacacacaggggcgggcactttgccacagatatatattaaacaaaacccatgcctttaaaagtgacacatgcGCATCTATCTGCCCTGGCAGAGCTGCTGTTCTCGTGCCTTTGaaagtgacacatacacatctatctgcactggcagagctgctgtgcccgtgcctttaaaagtgacacatacacatctatctgcactggcagagctgctgtgcccgtgcctttaaaagtgacacatacgcatctatctgcactgacAACCACCATCTAGCTGACAAGAATTGTTTTTATTGGTAAAGTGTTTATtgggtatacactgatttcataatttttttgtatcaggggtgatttatctgtgtttatcagttaaaaacagaaatcagaagccctaaatatccattaaagagaaagctgcttcagtttcctaggtgcctgacaaaacaaacatataacacatgctagatcagccatcattcactgttactagtatgaatCAGTACCATCTAGAGGACAgttactgtggatcaagtgtccttttctattgctggcagctgtgcactagatggtgttgtgTCTTACTACtgtacacacatgttgtctgataTAGCCTGTGCTACAGATTTCTATAGTgtacaactagaactgaagaacaaATTATATTCGAGAACCACTGAGGGGacaagaaaatagaaaatatatttaaactaaaattattctgtcagtttcaatagcatacttaaacaggcctgtgttgggtgtgacaggatatcactcaatgccccatcagaaatgttactgtgtcactgtgtttctacacagaagcagctgggagagacacagacagaaatacaacagagaatccaggagagactcaAAGAAATtgaggagctgaaacaggctgtggagtcactgaaagtgggtaatGACAAGAggggggtttattattattattattattattattattattattattattattattattattattattattattattaacaacagacagactgactggaacacatctacagaagattactgtctatgcctgatgtgtttttgatatcaattctaaccatgtctcctctactgtgttcttccactcagagatctgcatgcatagaaataaaggaaagtgagaagatctttactgagctgatccgatccattgagaagctccatactgaggttattgagctgattggagctaacgagaaggctgcagtgaatcaggctgaaggacgcatgaagaaactggagcaggagattactaagctaaggaggagaaacgctgagctgaaacagctttcagagacagatgatcacatccattttctacaggtaacatcactgcttgttagaaaatctcaagtccataactgggacggtttcagacagacctttccaattgaatgaatccttgcttttccccaggaatgtctccctctccctctccctttttgtggatcggtattacgtttgctattttccagtctgtcggtacaacctcttTGTCaatagactgttgcatgatcttggtcagcggtttgtaaataacttctttcatttctttgagtactattgggaggatctcatctggcccaggggatttgattattttaagagctcctagtccctttaacacttctgcctcttttatgctaaagttatttaaaactgaataggaacaggtcgacatgtggggcattttATCACTGTTcgcctttgtaaaaacctgtgaaaggtAATAATTtagtatatttgctatttttttttcttcgtctatgattttgccatttgtgtctcttagacatttaacctcctctttgaatgttctgttgctgttataatattggaaaaacattttggaattggttttagcccccttagcaatattgatttctatcttttTCTTGGCTTTT
This genomic window from Acipenser ruthenus chromosome 53, fAciRut3.2 maternal haplotype, whole genome shotgun sequence contains:
- the LOC131723117 gene encoding E3 ubiquitin-protein ligase TRIM47-like translates to MASNLWSEDQFSCSVCLELLKDPVTIPCGHSYCMGCIKNCWDQTDHTGVYSCPQCRETFTPRPVLCRNTMLAEVVEKLKKTGLNPPPAQSYAGPGDVPCDFCTGRKFKAVKSCLTCLASYCETHIKPHYEGAAFKRHKLINAIGNLEQKLCAEHQRLCEVFCRTDQTCICVLCIDKEHKSHDTVSAEAERIVKQKQLGETQTEIQQRIQERLKEIEELKQAVESLKRSACIEIKESEKIFTELIRSIEKLHTEVIELIGANEKAAVNQAEGRMKKLEQEITKLRRRNAELKQLSETDDHIHF